The following DNA comes from Noviherbaspirillum sp. L7-7A.
AGGGCGATGATGCCAGGGATGAAAAACAGGAAGTAAAGGAGCAGGTCAAGCCCCGCCTGCAGCCGGGGCGGAAAGAAGCCGTAGAGTACGTCGCCGCGGACATGGCCGTTCTTGGCCAGGGTGTAGGCGCCGGCCATCATGATGATGGTGCCGTACATCATGATCATCAGGTCAAACGACCATGGATTCGGACTGTTGAGCACATAGCGGGAAAAGACTTCCCATGAGATAAGCAGCGTCAGCGCGAGTACCAGCCAGGAAAATACCTGCCCGACCCAGCTGCTTATGCCGTCAACCACGAATAAGAAACGTTGCATGCTGCGACCTCCGGATTCTGCCGAAAAATCTGCACCAACATCACCGGCTGCGATGCCGGCGCAAAAAAACACCACCCGGCCCGGCCGAATGGTGTTTGGGACCATGTTGTGAAGGGATCAGGTTTTCTTCGGCGCGGCGGCTTTCTTGGCGAAATAGTGGTTGTAGGCCATGCGACGATTATTGTTCGTGTCCATGTCCCACTTCATTGCCCGCTCGGCAAAGGCGCGCTGGGATGCCTCGACTTCCTTGAAGAGCGGATTGTCCGTGCCCTTCTTCGCGACCACTTCATCCCAGATCGTCAGCTGTGCCTGCAGCAGCGCATCGGGCGTCTTGTAGAACTTGACGTTGTTCTTGGTCTGCAATTCGATATAGTCCTTGGAGTAGCGGTCGATCGCTTTCCATGACATGTCCGCAGATGATGCTTCCACCGCATTGGCGATGATGGCCTTCATCTTGTCCGGCAGGCTGCTGAACTTGGTCTTGTTGAAGGTAATTTCGAATTGCTCCGAGCTTTGGTGGAAGCTTTGCAGCATGCAGACTTTGGAGACGTCCGGGAATCCAAGTACGCGATCGGAACTGGCATTGTTGAACTCGGCGCCATCGAGCAGCCCACGGTCCATCGCCGGAACGATTTCGCCGCCAGGAAGCGCATTCACCGCGGCGCCCATGGCAGTAAAAAGGTCAATCGCCAGGCCATTGGTACGGAATTTCAAACCCTTGAAGTCCTCCGGCTTGGTGATAGGCTTCTTGAACCAGCCCAGCGGCTGGGTTGGCATCGGGCCGGTGAGGAAAGACACGATGTTGGCACCGATCGATGTATAAAGCTTATCGAGCAACTCCTTTCCGCCGCCGTACTTGTGCCAGGCCAGAACCATATTGGCATCCATGCCGAATACCGGGCCGGAGGTCCAGAGCGCAATCGCGCTCTGTTTGCCGTAGTTGTAACCCATCACACCATGGCCACCGTCCAGCGTGCCTTTGGATACCGCATCGAGCAGGCCAAAGGCAGGCACCACGGCACCAGCCGGCAATACCTCGATCTTCAGATCGCCGCCAGTCATGTCATTGACCTTCTTGGCAAAATCCAGCGCGTACTCGTGGAAGATATCCTTGCTCGGCCAGGTGCTCTGGAATCGCATCTGTGTGGCGCCCTGGGCCGATGCGATCATCGGAAAACTGGCCGCAGTGGCAGTCCCGGCAATGGCCTTGCCCAGGAACTTGCGGCGTGGTGCAGTCTTGGTTGCAACAGTTTTATTCGACTTCTTCATGATGCCTGTCTCCGTATCATTAAAGTATTAAGTACGCTTCATGTGCTTGACGCCGCTACCTCCCCCATGCATGCCGAATTCGATGGCAAAGGGGGAAATGCAGTATTTCGCATGCGTCCGGGCGGCAGCAACATTCTGTGTGTTGTTTGCATTGTTAGGACGCAGAGTGTTTTATAAACCTTTCTTGCAAATTACTCAACAGAAAGATACCAACTCTCAGGCATGAGAGCACGTTTGGAATTATTTTCTTGCAACGAAAAAGAGGGCTGATTCGACAGGGAGGAAGAAAGCTACACGCTACCCGAGCAGGAACAGGCAAATAGGCGGAGAAATGCACAAAGAAATAAAAAAACCCCGGCATGCCGGGGTTTTCCGTTACATCTGACGTCGCTTATTCAGGACGGATGTTCGATGCTTGCTTGCCCTTAGGACCGGTGGTCACTTCGAACGAAACGCGCTGGTTTTCCTGCAGCGACTTGAAGCCGCTCGACTGGATCGCGGAGAAGTGCGCGAACAGGTCTTCGCCGCCTTCGTCCGGAGTGATGAAACCAAAGCCCTTCGAATCATTGAACCACTTTACAGTACCATTTGCCATACAAATTCCTATTTCAGTTAAGTTGGGTTTTACCCGATACATCGTTTCAACCAAGTAAGGAATGACAGACTGATACTGCACCACTACTAGCTCGAATCTCAACGATGCGGCGAATTATACGTGATTACGTGCCGGGAGGTGAAAAAAAACCCTTTCGCTACGCTTTTAACCCAAAAGCCTCGTCGCGACCCGCTGCCTTGCGTCCAGTCCGTCGGAAATTTCCTTTATAGTCGACCGGGATTTTTGCTTGAGACAGTAACCTTGCCTGTAAACACTGGTTACCGTGTACTGTCCTTTGGTTAACATTTCCAGTTTCAACCGGAGTTGAAAAATCGTTACCCGAATGTTGCTTCCTTCTGTCGATTTTCCAGTTGACCGAAACAACAATGCCAAATCCGCCAGCGGAATCACAGTACCCATTTGAGTTAGGAAAAGTTCCATTAAGGCAAATTCAGATCGTGTCAAGTGCACTGCATTGCCGAAAAACAGCAAGGCACGGGACTCACTGAGTAAAGACAGTGCACCGTATAGCACTTTGGTTTTCACTATATTTTTGCGCTTTAAAACCGAAAATATTCTTCTCGACAATTCTAGAGGCTCGAGAGGAAAAAAAGTCCAGTCAGAAATAAGGTCCGGTAACTCACGTATTTCAGAAAGCAATTGGGCCGACTCGAATACCGCAATTAATGGTGCAAGCCGCGTTGCGCTCCCCGCCTGGTTTAAAAAGGCGAGTTCCTTTCGTTCCATCGACTGCAATGATTCGATCAGAGTGAGATCGCTAGCCTCTACGAGGATGACAGATGCCCTACCAGTTTCCAATAAAAAATCTTTGACCTGGGGCTTTTCTTCGAACCGAGTAACAACTGCGTCGATAGGATCAGTGTCACAACACAGTTGCAAAAAAGTTTCGGCAAGCGTCGAAAAATTGCCTAAGACAGTATCAAACAGCCTCTCGCCAATCACTTTTAGTTCCAACCGCATTTCCAGTTTCTCCAGGGAATTTTATGCATACAAACACACCTCTCGCAGAATTCGAACGAAGAGCGAGCAAGCGGGATCGTATGTTTCAAAATTTCAACCTGAAGTTCCGAATTTTTTTAAGGAAAATAAATAAAATTGAGAACCTTACTATATCTACAAAAATCGAACAAAAATCAGAAAAACGAACAACGGGGGACTGTCCGATATGTTGACATCGCAATCTGATTTATCGTCATCAATTAAAATGAATACGGGAGAGGTAGCAGTCGGAACAGGGACTTCAACGATGGAAGTCCAGTAAAAACGCAAATCCGTTCAACAGTTACGCCCCTTACAAAACCAGATTCGTTGGGTCATGCAGTAAACGAAAGGAAAGGTCGCACCAGATTGTCGGAACATCTTCAACTCTTGCAAAATTTTTATAGGAATTATTATAAGGAGGCAGAGAAAAATGTTGCGCCGCTCTTTTAAAATTGAGCGAGCTTGGAATGCCTGAGGAACAGATAGCATCCATGCCAAGCGTGTCAGTCGTCCATCAATGCTGCGGCTATGCTGACAAAAATGGAGTTCAGTCGCCACTCGTTGACTTTGGCGCCAATTCAGGGCTGTTTCATGATGATGAGCACATGACACTTGGCATGAATAAAAATAGTGGATTTAAATATGCAACACCGTTGCCCAGAATAATGATTGAACGAAGATTCTTCAATCAGTCCTTATTGGCTCGACAAAAACATAGCCAACGGAATGAACAACTCTAATTGGTTGTGACAATGGGTAAGCAGCGTGAATCTTCCGGCGCAACCTGCTGACAATAGAATCAAGGCGGCGATTGTCATATGACAGAGGGTCTAATCCGAAACCTGCTGCAATAATATCCCTTCTCCTTACCGGTTTTCCAACAGACTTTACTAGCATTTCCATCAAGCTGAACTCCAAATGACTAAGCGCCAGAGAGCTACCAGATGGAGCTATCAAACGCCATTCACTACGAAGAAAATACCATTGGTTCGCGCGAGTATTCACCTCACGCGAGTTAATGCGTTCATGAATATTTTTTATATAAGCACTGAGCTCTTCCATTTGTACGGGTTTGGATAAAAAAACGTCTGCGCCATTCGAAACCAGTTCAAGCCGTTGCGCTGGATCGCAATGACATGTCAAAATAATTATCCCAAGCGATTGAAGATTTTTCACAGATCTTATTTGCTTAACCGATAATACTGCCTCAAGCCCAAACAGTTCCATGTCGAAAATTATTACATCAATACGTCTATTCAGTAATTGGATGACAAGATGGACGAAATCATTGACGCTAGTAGCATCAAATCCATACTCGCGGAGGCTTTTTACAAGATTGGAATCCTTGACGAATTTGCAGTCAACCACGACAACCTGAATCATCTCCTCCCTCCACTTTTTAAAAATTTTCTTACCAAATTTTAAAAGTCAGCTTCTCATTCCCTCAAAAAGCAAATTTTGATTACAAATGCAATAGAAAAAATGAAAATGACCGGTCCCACTCGCTTTAATAATGCGTTACAAGCATGACCTGCCCCCCATGCCAACTTTGACCGCCGGCAAGCAACTACGGCCTCTCAAATCAGGCATTTATATTTACTCATAGAAACTATGTTGCACTGTGCCCGAACAAGATTTATAGAAATCGCCTCCAACAGAAATAATTGCTGGAAAATTTCGTGTTACCGGGGATGCAACTTACATACTAAAGGTTACAAACGCGTCTATACAAGAAATTGATGAGCAGAAGTAACATAAATATCAGCTTGCGTAGGAACCAGTTGACTTTACGGCATCCCGTGATGCGAATATTAACCAAAAGTACATTTTCCATCTGGCGGTACTTTCTGGATCAATTCCGTACAGGCAGGTTCCTCACAACGCTTACTGCTTTAGGAGACCAACGATGAGGATTACTTTAAAGGTCATAGGAAAAGAACTCTTCAACATGCTCGATGGAAATAAGGAAGAGTTGCACGGTGTATGCCCGAAACTGAGTGCGCAGCACGATCACTTCGAGTGGGAGATTGTCGACCTCGTGTCCTTACGTCCAGAACACTTGCTTAACTTTCCTGATCAACCGTCAGCGCTGCTGATCGATGCCCAGGAACCGGCATACGTGCAGAAGATTCAGTTACTTGAAAAGAAAGAGCTTACTTTCATCAAAAATCCGCCTTTCCTGCCGATAGTCATGTCGCCTATTGTTCTCATTTTCAGGTCGACTGATGCATTGGCCGAAGCACCGGATTTTCCAGATTTCGTCGCAGACTGGGTGTGTGCACCTGTGTCCATGTCGGATCTGGGTCGTCGCACCATCTCAGCGCTTCGAAGGAAGAATATTCTGAAAACGAAGCTGCATTTTGGCTCGTTGACTTTGATTCCGGACGTGCGGCTTCTGTCATTTCAATCGAAGGTAATCCACTTGACGCCTTCGGAATGCGCACTGGCGGAATTGTTCCTTAATCAGATGGGAACAGTTATTCTGATTAAAGATTTGATCGCCCTGTTTAAATCGAGCGGCAAATCGACTGAGGGAAGCAACATACGAGTCACCATATTCCAGTTGCGCCTTAAACTCGAAATGCTAACAAAGTCTCAATACACGCTTGCTAGCGTTTATAAACAGGGCTATGTGCTGCGTCCCAAAAATCGCCCATCCAAAACCAATGGTTCCGTAGTGCAAGACAATCTGTATCAAGGCAGCAGCCATCTTGAACAGCATCAATATTAGGTTATCCTCGCCCGATAAACGGCATGTTCGTCGCCATTACGGTCATGAACTGAACGTTGGCGTGCAAAGGTAGGCTTGCCATATAAGAGACTGCATCGGCGACGTATCGGGTCTCAAAAGTCGGCTCTATCGCGGTGGAACCGTTTGCTTGCAGAATACCGCGTTCCATCTTGTCAGTCATATCGGTAGAGGCGTTACCTATATCGATTTGACCGCACGCGATGTTGTATCTGCGACCATCAAGAGAAGTTGCCTTTGTCAGCCCCGTAATGGCATGTTTTGTCGCTGTATAAGTAGCCGAATGCGGTCTTGGAACATGAGCCGATATCGACCCATTATTGATAATTCTTCCCCCACCAGGCGTCTGATTTTTCATTAAGCGAAACGCCGCCCGAGTGCAGAGGAATGCGCCTGTCAAATTAACGTCCACAGCCGCTTGCCAGTTTTCTAATGACACGTCTTCAATGGAAGCCGACGGTGTAAAGACGCCGGCATTGTTGAAAAGGACATCCAATCTGCCGTGTTCCTGCATCACTTTTTTGAACAGGGCATCGACCTCTTCCATCTTAGATATATCTGCTGGCAAAATCGTTGTCCTGGCAGACGCAGGACCCAACGCTGCTGTCTCCTCCAGAGCCGTGCGGCGGCGTCCTACCAAAACCACGGCAAATCCATCTTCAAGCAACCGTAGCGAAATAGCACGGCCTATACCGGATCCTGCACCGGTCACTAGCGCTACCTTTTCCACTTTATTCATTATGAGACCCTCTTTACGTCGTTTATGAAGTAGGCGGCGAGTCAGAAATTCGACGATGACTTCAACCCGCAACATCATAACGTCTCGTCACGAGCCCATTGGCTTTTCAGCACACATCCGATTTGGTTCAGACAGTTCTCGGCCGCACCAGCCCGTCAGGAGTTCATTCACTCAGGCGGCGTAGCTCCGTGAGCTTCATTCTTTTCTTTCGCCTCCCAGTTGGGGGCGCACATCGCGTTCCCTTGCTTTACTAGGTACCGCGCGCGTCCGACGTCGCCCTGCCCGTCCTAGGCGGCCGCCTTTACCGGGCTGCGCTCCAATTGATGACCGACACCCAGTTTCTGGCCTACCGCCGGTATCGTCTGGCCATTCTTTATTCCCGGAGGATGGCAGCCGCCTCGAACTCGGCCGTAAACGCCTGTAGCGGTTTCTTTTTCATTTGCCTCCTTCAGAGTCAAGAAGCGATCTTGACGCCGCCTCTACAGGAAATTGCAGGAAAAACTCCAGCCTGACCAAGCCAACAGTATTTTCAGACATGCCCCATCGCCGCATGCAAACCTCCCCCGGAACCGCGCACAGACACGCCGCACCCCATCCACTCAACAAGTCCCATGATGATCATTCAATGATGCGCGCCAATTTTTGGCACAATAGCCGCCTTCATTCATTTAGGGAGAGACCATGTCCATTACCACCAGCGCGCTGCAGCGCGCACCGCTATTCGGGAAGCTGCGCTCTGCGCTCGGCGGCATTGCCGGCGTCGCAGCCGTCACCCTGGCACTCGGGGTCGCTGCGCCGGCCCATGCCGATACCACGCTGCTCAACGTGTCCTATGACGTGGCACGCGAACTGTTCAAGGATATCAATCCCCTCTTCATCGCCGACTGGAAACAGAAAACCGGCGAAACCATCACCATCAACCAGTCCCACGGCGGCTCCTCCAAGCAGGCGCGCTCGGTAGCCGATGGCCTGGAAGCATCGGTGGTGACAATGAACCAGGCCAATGACATCGACATGCTGGCCAAGCGCGGCGTGGTTGCGGCGGACTGGAACAAGAAGTTTCCCAACAATGCCGCGCCGTTCTACTCAACCATGGTGTACCTGGTCAGAAAGGGCAACCCGAAAGGCATCAAGGACTGGGAAGACCTGGCCAAACCGGATGTAAAGGTGGTGATCCCCAACCCGAAGACCGCCGGCAATGGCCGCTATACCTACCTGGCGGCATGGGGCTCGGTGCTGCAGAAAGGCGGCAATGAAGCGCAGGCCAGCGAGCTAGTCAGCAAGATCTTCAAGAACGTGCCGGTGCTGGACTCGGGCGGACGGGCCGCCACCACCACCTTCACCCAGCGTGAAATCGGCGACGTGCTGGTGACCTTTGAAAATGAAGTGCAGCTGGTGAAGAAGGAAATGGGCCAGAACTTCGATATCGTCTATCCGGCATCATCGATCCTGGCCGAGTCGCCGGTGGCGGTGGTGGACAAGGTGGTGGACCGCAAGGGCATACGCAAGCAGGCAACGGCCTACCTGCAATTCCTCTATACCGAGCCAGCCCAGGAAGTGATCGCCCAGCATTTCTTCCGTCCTCGCTCGGAGGCGGTGCTGAGGAAGCACAGCGCCTCGTTCAAGCCGGTGAAGCTGTTTACCGTCGATGAAGTCTTCGGTGGCTGGGATGCCGCGCAGAAGAAGCACTTCGACGACGGCGGCGAGTTCGACAAGATCTATCAGAAGAAGTAACGACCGCCCGATTCATCACGTGCCGGATGAGACAGAGGGATCGGCCCCCTGGAACGACGGAGGGAAGCATCCGTCGCCAGGCTACTGGCGACGATCCCAACCCGGCACGATGGACAAGGTCGCCCTTTTCATCGCACGAGCCGAGAAGATGTC
Coding sequences within:
- a CDS encoding TRAP transporter small permease subunit, producing MQRFLFVVDGISSWVGQVFSWLVLALTLLISWEVFSRYVLNSPNPWSFDLMIMMYGTIIMMAGAYTLAKNGHVRGDVLYGFFPPRLQAGLDLLLYFLFFIPGIIALAWAGYSYAAESWAIAEHSTLTANGPPLYFFKTTIPIAGVLLLLQGVVEIIRCVICLRDGEWPARKKDVEEVDVEKLKDMVQVSDADIAGLDKYVDAKAGSKT
- a CDS encoding C4-dicarboxylate ABC transporter encodes the protein MKKSNKTVATKTAPRRKFLGKAIAGTATAASFPMIASAQGATQMRFQSTWPSKDIFHEYALDFAKKVNDMTGGDLKIEVLPAGAVVPAFGLLDAVSKGTLDGGHGVMGYNYGKQSAIALWTSGPVFGMDANMVLAWHKYGGGKELLDKLYTSIGANIVSFLTGPMPTQPLGWFKKPITKPEDFKGLKFRTNGLAIDLFTAMGAAVNALPGGEIVPAMDRGLLDGAEFNNASSDRVLGFPDVSKVCMLQSFHQSSEQFEITFNKTKFSSLPDKMKAIIANAVEASSADMSWKAIDRYSKDYIELQTKNNVKFYKTPDALLQAQLTIWDEVVAKKGTDNPLFKEVEASQRAFAERAMKWDMDTNNNRRMAYNHYFAKKAAAPKKT
- a CDS encoding cold-shock protein, with product MANGTVKWFNDSKGFGFITPDEGGEDLFAHFSAIQSSGFKSLQENQRVSFEVTTGPKGKQASNIRPE
- a CDS encoding winged helix-turn-helix domain-containing protein; its protein translation is MRLELKVIGERLFDTVLGNFSTLAETFLQLCCDTDPIDAVVTRFEEKPQVKDFLLETGRASVILVEASDLTLIESLQSMERKELAFLNQAGSATRLAPLIAVFESAQLLSEIRELPDLISDWTFFPLEPLELSRRIFSVLKRKNIVKTKVLYGALSLLSESRALLFFGNAVHLTRSEFALMELFLTQMGTVIPLADLALLFRSTGKSTEGSNIRVTIFQLRLKLEMLTKGQYTVTSVYRQGYCLKQKSRSTIKEISDGLDARQRVATRLLG
- a CDS encoding response regulator transcription factor, producing MIQVVVVDCKFVKDSNLVKSLREYGFDATSVNDFVHLVIQLLNRRIDVIIFDMELFGLEAVLSVKQIRSVKNLQSLGIIILTCHCDPAQRLELVSNGADVFLSKPVQMEELSAYIKNIHERINSREVNTRANQWYFLRSEWRLIAPSGSSLALSHLEFSLMEMLVKSVGKPVRRRDIIAAGFGLDPLSYDNRRLDSIVSRLRRKIHAAYPLSQPIRVVHSVGYVFVEPIRTD
- a CDS encoding winged helix-turn-helix domain-containing protein, with the translated sequence MRITLKVIGKELFNMLDGNKEELHGVCPKLSAQHDHFEWEIVDLVSLRPEHLLNFPDQPSALLIDAQEPAYVQKIQLLEKKELTFIKNPPFLPIVMSPIVLIFRSTDALAEAPDFPDFVADWVCAPVSMSDLGRRTISALRRKNILKTKLHFGSLTLIPDVRLLSFQSKVIHLTPSECALAELFLNQMGTVILIKDLIALFKSSGKSTEGSNIRVTIFQLRLKLEMLTKSQYTLASVYKQGYVLRPKNRPSKTNGSVVQDNLYQGSSHLEQHQY
- a CDS encoding SDR family oxidoreductase; protein product: MNKVEKVALVTGAGSGIGRAISLRLLEDGFAVVLVGRRRTALEETAALGPASARTTILPADISKMEEVDALFKKVMQEHGRLDVLFNNAGVFTPSASIEDVSLENWQAAVDVNLTGAFLCTRAAFRLMKNQTPGGGRIINNGSISAHVPRPHSATYTATKHAITGLTKATSLDGRRYNIACGQIDIGNASTDMTDKMERGILQANGSTAIEPTFETRYVADAVSYMASLPLHANVQFMTVMATNMPFIGRG
- a CDS encoding sulfate ABC transporter substrate-binding protein; amino-acid sequence: MSITTSALQRAPLFGKLRSALGGIAGVAAVTLALGVAAPAHADTTLLNVSYDVARELFKDINPLFIADWKQKTGETITINQSHGGSSKQARSVADGLEASVVTMNQANDIDMLAKRGVVAADWNKKFPNNAAPFYSTMVYLVRKGNPKGIKDWEDLAKPDVKVVIPNPKTAGNGRYTYLAAWGSVLQKGGNEAQASELVSKIFKNVPVLDSGGRAATTTFTQREIGDVLVTFENEVQLVKKEMGQNFDIVYPASSILAESPVAVVDKVVDRKGIRKQATAYLQFLYTEPAQEVIAQHFFRPRSEAVLRKHSASFKPVKLFTVDEVFGGWDAAQKKHFDDGGEFDKIYQKK